Genomic DNA from Polyodon spathula isolate WHYD16114869_AA chromosome 8, ASM1765450v1, whole genome shotgun sequence:
GCACTGCTTACTGTTGTCATCTCCTGTGTCCCTGCACTACCCTTTCCAACGGGATTCCATTGCTTGGGTGGTCACTATTCAAACACTTTAGCTGAATGCCATATTCAGAAAGAAGCGCTCTCTCGCAGCCATGCTGTGCACGTGTAGACAGCAAGAAACAAACCAAGAGAAGTACTCAGTGCTCAGCAGAAGAGTTCTCTTGTTTCAGCTACCCTATACATGGGTATCTGTCTGGCTTTAAAACCCAGTCTAAAAGCTCTGGGGGGAGCATGAATAATATAAATCAAAGCAATTGTTGATCTGTTGACAGGATATGTGGGGACCAGGAGACAGCACTGGGAAGTTTGTTAAGCGCTCCAAGGTGTTTGCTAATGCTTGAACTTCCCTCACAgattattttttggaaccccttaCCGCTACCCTCTGTAGGGGGCCTTGAGGGTTTGAAATGGGGTTctccaaattaaataaaattagggATGTTTACTTGTCGAGTGGCCTGCTGACTAATGCAACAACTTAAATTCCAAAGACATAATGTAGCAGAAACTAATACGGTATCCCAATAAGTCCTTTTGTCAGTTTGCAATATTTTAATACCTGTCAAAAAAAGAATTATGTAACAAAACGGTACTGAATGTTTATGATTTTTTGTAATATGTGGGCTTATTCAAATAGTGTTAAATCCTGAGTTATATGACATTACTCGTTAAAAATGTTTGACAAATTTTGACAAATCGCccgaacattttaaaaacaagatgtAATTCTCCAGAATTTTTCAAAACGCTTCCCCTGCGCCCCATGGATATTGGATTACAAATATTATGGTAGCACAGATAAATGAAGTTAGAAACGGAAGACACATCTGTAAAATAGCAACAGGGCATCATTCCATAACTTACCATTCTGACaatattaatgaaacaaaaaccaCGAAGGAACATTTCTTAACTGGTCAGTGGTTTATAGCAAAGTTAAGAAAACCCGGCCTTCAGACCCTGGTAATCAGGGAAACGGATCTGACACAGTCGCTCCGCGAAGGCACCTGCGTGTAAGAAGTAAACGGAGAGTTCCGGAGTGTGCGCTCACAAGATGTAATTGGTCTCGGGTGGGTTCTTGCCCTCGTCAGCCTCTTTCGGAGAAGGCGTGTGCACTTTGTGCTTGGTGCTGGTGGCACTCATTACACTGCCTCGGTACCCTAAATGAATGACAGAATCAGAAAAAGAGAGGCTGTAAAACTGCCATCCTGTGACACTGTTTTTttcgatacaaaaaaaaaaaaaagtgcaactcAAGATATTGCATCACAGGAACCCATAAAAGAAAATGCCATGATACTCCACAACATTCCCCGTGGATCAGATACATGCTAAATGCCATGATAATCCACAACATTCCCCGTGGATCAGATACATGCTAAATGCCATGATAATCCACAACATTCCCCGTGGATCAGATACATGCTAAATGCCATGATAATCCACAACATTCCCAGTGGATCAGATACATGCTAAATGCCATGATAATCCACAACATTCCCCGTGGATCAGATACATGCTAAATGCCATGATAATCCACAACATTCCCCGTGGATCAGATACATGCTAAATGCCATGATACTCCACAACATTCCCCATGGATCAGATACATGCTAAATGCCATGATAATCCACAACATTCCCAGTGGATCAGATACATGCTAAATGCCATGATAATCCACAACATTCCCCGTGGATCAGATACATGCTAAATGCCATGATAATCCACAACATTCCCCATGGAGCAGATACATGTTAAAGCAGATTTATGGAATTCCTTAAAAACCCTTCTATGCAATTAGCAGCCGTTGACGTTGCATTGCATTCTTTACTGAATGTCACGCTAGGGGTATTCATATTCAGTAAGGTACATTAAGGCCTTATGTACTCTAGCATGACCTTCAATCACTCTGTATGCACCAGTGGGACCAGTGAAAGCAGCACCCTTCCTCTGAGCTCTGAATTACAAACTCTGCATAGCTGTTGTTTGGCTCGGGCTTTGGCTATGGCTGCAATGTCCTTCTTGCTGGAGTTTTATCAGTGACGACGAGACAAACGTTTCAGTTAATGAGGCAGATGGTGTTTCGACACTCAACGGTTTGAATTGACTCAATTGATTGTGGAATCACCATTGCTTTCACTATGATTACAGAACCAGTTATTGATGTGACAGTTCTCATCTAAAATGACAATAAATGAGCGAGTGGTTTAGCGGCTTTCTTAAGAGAACACATTGACTGACAGCCACACTCTACATGCGGAACACAACAGCTGCAAACTTAGTAAATTCTGACAATGTTTATACaacaagtctttttcagtgtttacTGCCTTGAATTTGCTTTTAACAGATGCTCCAAGTTTACAGACCTTTCGGATTGCATTTGGGCGTAATGAGAATAACTGTTGCTTTTGTACACATTTTTCCCTACTGATTACCACAGTTGGCAAGGTTGAGGACCCCTTACTATGCAGTGCTTtcctttttcattcattttaagttttgaaGAAAGTGGCAGTGATGCATCAACTTGCCTAAAATCGTCCTCTCTCTACTCTTTTGCATGTTCAAACGCttcactcatttatttatttatttaatttccacAGTGATGTTATTGCCTCTCAGGAAGGCAATGCCGCTAATGAACTCCACTAAACAAGCAAGCATGATCCCAGCTGAGGGCTCCTTTTGAAAGAGCTCTCTTGGTATCCTGTGATCTTTGATGGCTGACTTTTATTGCTAGCATTGCTGGTGCCTTTTTACAGTAATTCTGGAATTTAGACTGGGGCGGGGGTACAAGCAATTTAAACCCCCAGAGGTCATACTAGTAATTTTCTGTCCTGTTCCATACAGTCGATGTGGCAGAACAAATGTGAAGGGAGATCAGGTTTCTGGAGATTACGCACTTCCCAAGGAAGCTTGGGAAGAATGGCCAGCCTGGATCCCTTCGATCTGTCTTCTCACTCACTTTTGTTACAGTGTCTTCCATGCCAGCCGTCTTTGCAGTGGCATTTGTTTGGTTCCACGCAGGTTCCGTGCGCCCCGCAGCCCGGGTCACAGACAGCTGCAAAGGGAACAGGGAGAGAGGCTGAGATGCCAGGGGTTGCACTGGCGGCAAGGACAAGACAAAGGCTGCTAATGCTTCAGACTTTCTGTCAGCTtggcagtaaaaacaaaaactcacttAAAGTGGTGTAAAATGAACAGATCCAAACAATGCTGTGAAACTTCCAAACATGGAACGATATGTTTCATCTCTGGAGTCTGGTGTGCAAGCAAAGCGCTGCCCGGGCCGTTCAGTTCGGGGTGATGCACTGTAAAGATGAGCTTCACTGGTATcatcacatccacacacacacacccaaaagcCCATCTCTAACCAGGGCTTGTTTAAGTGACTCTGGGGGGTCAAGAATGAGAACCTCATTTATGAATGGCTATAATGTGACTCAGGAAACTTGGCATAGCTTttaaagaaggggggggggcaaCAACAAACCTATCAGATCCTACCTCATACTCCATTTATAGTAATGCCTGTAAATGACTGTATagacacaggtgtgtgtgtgtgtgtgtgtgtgtgtgtgtgtgtgtgtgtgtgtgtgtatatacatggTATATAAAGCTTGTAAACATCAGTCAGTTCTATGTGATCAGTTTGACTCTGGGGAGTCTCTTCTTACAGATGATCACTGTGACCTAACCCAGATGCCTGCAGAGCACAGAGCCAGGTGAACTGGATAAACTGCTCCCGTGGTAACGGCTTGTCTAAAGAGCAACATTTacttgacattttaaaacacctgCTACTTCCACATCCCTATGACTCGTGTCACATTCGCTCGGGCTTAAATAAAagggtcacattttttttttttttcttgtttttaattaacgcttttttttttttttaaagaagttctAAGTCTCATatgaactttaaaaagaaaatgtatttagatttttgAGAAGCATTTTTGAAAGCTTTCGATAGTTGAGTTGGGAGATCGCTGGTGTGTTTTGCCTGCCTGTTTCATTGGGGTCATCCCTGCACAATACCAAAGCAATACCCATAACAGCTGACTTCtaatggcaatgcagtggcactacaatggcaaagcaatggCATGATCCAACCCACTCACTTGTACTCCACTACAGGACCACTGCAGCACTATTGCTGCCATGCGGTGAGCTGCTGATACAGTAGATCTGCTCCAATTTGTTCTGCAGAATATTAGAAGTGTCCTAGTGGAATTAGTGCTAACTTTCCTGCAAGTGTATCTCCTATTGAgagtgaaacaaaaaagaaagcactaCAGTATGGCACACCATGAGATtccaggtttcattttttttttgcacattcgCCGAGCACCTAACCCAGTCTGCGTCCTTGCTGTGCTTACCCTTTGAACACAGATCCCCCAGGAATCCTTTAGGACACTTGCATTTGTTTCTCCCAGTGCACTTCCCTCCATTCCTGCAAGGCTGACGGCACTTGCCTGAGAAGAAAATGAACACAAGCTGTTGTAATACATCTCAGTGCAATTGAATTTGAGAACGCTCTGCAGTGCACCCACACACTCAGGACCAGATCTTCCAAACATGATTAAGGACTTCACGCAGACTGTGGGAGATTATTAAACTGTGCCCAGCAGATAATTAACACAACCAATAGTTCCAAGAGGTATGATCAAAGAACGTATGGAAAGAAAATGTAACTGCAGACTACGAAAATGTAACTGCAGTATGCAGTTTACTGACTTTACAGCACCAGTGTCTAACACCCAGGTAATGGAACTGGAGGTATCTTAAAGGGTAAGCAGTGGGGTTCCGAAGAATCTAGCGTcacacgcgctgctacaactgtttaaataacgtacctgtcattttaaaatctaGCGTCACAcgtccccacgcgctgctacaactgtttaaataacgtacctgtcattttaaaatctaGCGTCACAcgtccccacgcgctgctataactgtttaaataacacacctgtcattttaaaacacagcgtcacccatccccacgtgctgctataactgtttaaataacacacctgtcattttaaaacacagcgttacccatccccacgcgctgctataactgtttaaataacacacctgtcattttaaaacacagcgttacccatccccacgtgctgctataactgtttaaataacgtaactgtcattttaaaatctaGCGTCACAcgtccccacatgctgctacaactgtttaaataacgtaactgtcatttttcatttcattgttaacatcctgacaactttttacacttacactgtaactttaaagtctttttcaaGCGCTTTTtgaaatggctgctctagtgcacggctggaatcgggcagatttgtctttgcgaaggacgcatgaatcaagccaagtacaaggttgtcctggaagaaaacttgcttccttctgctctgacaatgttccccaactctgaggattgctTTTTCcacaggacaatgctccatgccacacagccaggtcaatcaaggtgtggatggaggaccaccagatcaagaccctgtcatggccagcccaatctccagacctgaaccccaatgaaaacctctggaatgtgatcaagaggaagatggatggtcacaagccatcaaacaaagccgagctgcttgaatttttgcgccaggagtggcataaagtcacccaacatcaatgtgaaagactggtggagagcatgccaagacacatgaaagctgtgcttgaaaatcagggttattccaccaaatattgatttctgaactcttcctaagttaaaacattagtattgtgttgttttaaaattaatctgaacttattttctttgcattattcgaggtctgacaacactgcatcttttttgttattttgaccagttgtcattttctgcaaataaatgctctaaatgacaatatttttgtttggaatttgggagaaataaaAGATTATCTGAAGAGACTTCTAATTagaggttttacacccacatacATTCATACAGTATAAAACCTTGTTGAATTTCACTTTTTGTGTTCTGTAGAAAGGGAAACATATTTGTGGAAAGGATTTGCAGCAGTGTAATTAGAAGTCTCTCACAATGGGCCGGTTACATTGAAAGAACGGTGCTAATAAATCAGTCTGCAGTCTGGGACaaggtcttttttgtttgtttttaatcactccACCGAACCGTTCCCAGTATCAGCTATGGTAAACGCAGAAAGGCCCGCTGAAAATTTTCACTCACCTGAGAAAAGCTTTTATGTTTGATCAGGTTTTTAACAGCTGCTAGTGAAGTGTGCTCTTCAACCGACCGGCTCCTTCAAGTAAATGAGTGAGACCCACTTTGACATGAAACGCTGTGACAGGAGGCCCACAAAACAGACTAAAAGCCCACGTAGCACCTGGCAACTTTCAGGCAGCTGTTTCCAGCATCGTTTCAAGAACTCGTTCCAGGGTTGACTGGTTTTACAGAGGCTAAAGTACGGCTAAAATGGGGAGAATGTAATGCTTTCTAAGAGAGAATGAAAGGGACCCGCTTTGAGCAAAGCAAGGTGCAGTCACCCAGCACCCTCGTGCTTTAGCCTGGCTTGTCAGAGTGGAAAGTGGACTGGCTGTGCTCACCGATTTCACAGTGAGGGCCCTCGAACCCTGCAGGGCAGAAGCACTTCCCCGGGTGAAAGCAGGTCCCACCGTTGTGACAGACTGTGGTGCAGTTTGCTGGAAAAGACAATCACACTGTATAGAACTGGTGGTTCAGAACATCGCTTGTGAAAATCAATCTATATAGAATCGGTGGTACAGAACATCGCTTGTGAAAATCAATCTGTATAGAATCGGTGGTTTTTCAGCAATGCAGTACACATTTACAGACGTCTAATCTGCTGGTTCTAATCTGACCCCTTGTCAGTTCCCAGTAAAACAGAACctgtttatattacaaacatttaaaaagaaagcactaTGGTGAGTGTGGATGGGGGCAGCACGGTGGCGGGGTGGTTTAGTGCTGcagcctcacagcaccagggtcctgggttcaattctggcccagggtctgtctgtgtgcagtttgcatgttctccccatgttcatgtgggtttttCCCACAGtcaaaagacatgctgttcaaGGTGATTGGTcgctctaaattgccctctgtgtgtggtGACTTgtaatggactggcatcccaacCAGGGTGTGGTCCCACCTTGCACCTCTGCCAGGCTgggctccagctcaccacaaccctgtagAGGATTGGGTGGTTGGTTATAATGGAATGGATGAGTGTGGATGGGTCAAGCTGCCTCTTCTCTTACATGGCTATTCAACTATTTGAGTCTGTATAAAAAGACTGCCTTGGTTAAAAAGCCTTTGAAAACAACCCAAACCAGACATGTATCATCCACAAAACAAATGCTAGAAGACAGGGAAACTGTGTGTGTAATTCTCTATTGCGGTCTGTGCTTGGGTCATTATTTACCAGTCCCATTTTCAATCAATGGGGTGCTTCTGAAAAAACTCCTAAGAGCCAGACACAACAAGACAGAGAACACACACCCTTATTATTATTCTAATGTAAATGACACAAAGTATATctttaatgtctgttttttttcatttgctcccTCATACTGGTATATGCTGTATAGTACACGGTGTGTTGCTCGGGTTAGGAGTTTCCCTGATCCATGCTTACCCTTGCCACAGTTGATGCCATAGTAACCGGGAGGACATATACACATTCCGGGGCTGACACACAGCCCTCCGTTCAGACACCGGGGTGCACAAagagctggggcagagagagaACCACAGGAGTGGGATCAGAatgaaaggaaaatgaaattagtCAATCGCACGCTTTCTGTTTCAACGGTGCATTGCACTTAGCATTAGCGTGCCTTATTTTCAGGTAATTACACCTTATTTCGAAGCATGTCATTTGCTGGAAAGAATGCCAGTCATtatgggaagcagctggttggttattgactGAAAGCATGGAAGCAGTGGGAAAAAATCCATGCTCCAGGTGAATAACCAAGGGAATGCAAGACTACACAAAAGCAAGGCATGCAAACAGAGCTGCGTTCAACCTAGAACTGAATACTCAACTTgtactacagctctggccaaacgtttagcatcacccaatagaattaacaatttctgcttcataaagtcgaatgaaccctgctgaataatgttacgttaacatattgaattacataccgctttgtagttttccatatacttaacggaaaaCTGCAACTGAAAAATTATTCAGTTTGATCAAAAGCAAATAGTGAAGACTTGGCCagtctatgtttttatttatttactatgtttTTTGGTCCATTTTTAACCAAACCCCAAATTACTAACTTCTTCTGATTTGAATCCAAACCTACATCGAACATTACTGGAGACCGCAGATGTTTTTACAACAGCTATTAGACTATAATATTGCTCGGCCCACATCTGTTTTTCTTTAGCATGTTTCAAAGACATCCAGATGCAAACCATTGGAAACTCTTGTAATGTTCTAATAGTTTGTGACAAGTTTGCTTTACCTTTCTCACAATGGGGGCCATAGAACCCATCTGTGCAGTCGCAGACCTGCCTGTCATTGCAGAAGCCTGCGTTCCGACACCCCCCAGGGCATTTCactgtcgagagagagagagagaggggggagagagagaggggaggggagagagagagagagggggggagaggggggagagagagagagagagggaggggggggggggggggggggggggaggaggggtggggggagggaggggggtctctctccccctcttctctctcgCCCTGTCCCCCCTCCTGGGGATTTCTCTCTAAGGGGCTCCCTGTCTGTCCTCTCGGGGGGGAAGCCAAGAAgcaccagagagagaggagagagggggagggagagagagagagtgggagggggaggggggagagagacagagagaggagagagagagagagagaggaggagggagagagagagagagagaaatgattGGGGAGGGGAAGAAACCAGAGAAGGGGAGAGAGTACtctagagagacagagagatacaaTCGAGCGAGAGAGAGGGTCGCTCGTCCTCCCTACgagcggagagaggagagagcggaggcggagagagagagagagagagagagagagagagagagagagtgcagagggggagagagaggagagagagagcagggagggagcgagagacagagagtggcgagagagagagagagcgcagagggggagagagagcagggagggagagagagagagacagagaatggagagagagagagagagagagagagagagagagagagagagagagagagagagagaagagagagagagagagacaaaatgGGATCTATTAACTGGAATATTGTACCCATGAGGACACACCTGTAATACACTCCAAACAATTCCAGTCCAGCCCTTTTAATGGCACTTCAGAGGAACCGAGCATGAATGGTGACAATGCGTTGACTTCATCTGGAGTCCAGCAATCCCCTGGCACAGCACAGAAGCAGTGTTGATATAACACATAGTGCTGTTTCACTGCAGAACTCTATAGTACTGTACAATACTGCTCTATTCATAATATTTAGTTCTTAGCAtaatttactgtacaacacattcAAAGCTACAAACGCCCACATTGCACTGTTCTTTATTCAGAATATTCCAGGACTGTCCCGCAACTAGCTTAAATGTAACCCTCTGAATGTTACGCCTTCATTACCACAAATGCTAGTCAATAGGGTGGAAATGAGCTGTATGCGTGATTAATGTGAGTGATGTTAACCACAGTGTGACAATAACagagtgatattatcaggagccgCTCCTCACTGACTCCCCTTATAGTTCAGTGTGACAATGCTGAGATACTGGCAACATATCTGCAAGCTAGGTCACTGATGCAACGACATGTCTCCTGTTACCAGAGTCTCACCTCCAAACTTCTCAGAGCAAGAGCCTGGCAACTCCTAATACAAtcagtcagttaaaaaaaagtggGACTTTTCAATTACGTCTGCTGACTGTTTCCTTGGAAATGCGTCTCTGGTTCAGTTTATCATGATGCTCCTCCAGATCCCCCAGTTTTTCCATTCCTAGTGGTGTTGTATATCCCTTCTAAAACAGGGATTACTCTGGTATAGTGGTGAAGCTAATTCTGATTGTAACTGGTGGGTTGAGGCAGCCCTGCTGGCTTGCTGGAACAGCTGGGCTCGCTTCACATGACATGGTGAAACAGAACTGCCCTTGCTCAGGGTCACGTCATGCTCAATGCATTTCCACTCATACTGGAGGGCTTTCACAAGGATTAGACACTTTATCTTGAGCCTGGTTTGCTTTAGCAGTGGAAGTAAAGTGATACACCGACTTAACAGCAGTCTCTACGCAGGGATTACTCTACAGAGCCGGGTCCCGTTACCCACACGCTGTATACTGAAATCTAAGTCTGTTTAACCAATCAGGGCGATGCGTACAAGAGCTGTATCCAATCAGCGTAAGACAGCATTAGTGACATGAGTCCACCTGCATCACATTAGTGCCACCACTTCACTTTTTAATCAACACATGCATAGATATGctaattgtgcaccacccccagGGACCTcgcgtccacggtcggcagtggaatagcctggactcgaaccggcgatgtccaggctgTAGGGCTCATCCTTCACTCCACGCGGatcgcctttactggatgcaccactccgGAGCCTCATTATTCTGCTTTTTAAGGAAAAACTTTAGGGCGCATGGAGGGTACAACGAGAAGCCAGTTCTCAGAGTCCAGGATGTTATAGTAGTGAAGGAGACTGTTGTCTACAAGTACAGTACACTTAAAGTGTCCTCTTCTTTCACTTCAGCTCGGTGACAGGCCAGACTCTATGATTTATCCAAACTGTACAATGTCTTGTttatttggaatcccaatgaaagtgaatggcacaTTGTTACATAATTCTAGATTCTACTGAACACCtgcattaccctgaagaaaccctaaGGACCATGTGCAGACCACTGCACTAACAGACATGACAATGCAATGGATTGGGTCCTGCTAAAGTAGCACACTGTCTGGTATTGATGTTGTACAAAGGTACAGCAATGGACTGGCAGTGTGTATTACTTGATACACTGGCATATGAAATATATTCCACACTGGTGCCATAACATTGTAGCTGCCCTCGCATTAGCATTGTCCCATCATTCAGTAAGGTTACACATGCTTCACCATGTCTGAGCAGGCAGCTCTGACCATGTATCCTGACTGAGTGCGGCATCAGCAAGTGCAGTAAGGCAGTAAGGCAGGCGCCTCCACTATACTGAGTCACCAGGGTTATTCATCCTTCACAGGGTTAACAAATGTCTTTCTGTGACTCTAATGGGCATGCCATTACAACTTGAAGGTTTCCACCACAAACCACAATTTAACTTATCTCAACATTAATCCATGGCAAGCTTAAGTTGAGGTTAGCTGGTTTACATTACCAGGAGAGCagtgtatttactgtaattagAGGGATATTTAGGCCCTATTGGAATCTTCTGCTTAAGGCAGGGTAGGAGACTGGATGGTATGCAAAACCGATGAGTGCTTTTCAAGGGCCTAAAGAACACAGTGCTCTGTGATCTCCAGCAAACGTCATGAGCCACATCACCACATGTGAGATCTTTAAATCACAAAGCCTGCAGAGAGAAACATAACAACAATCAATGGATTGCCAGCAATCAAAATGCAATGAAGACGCAATCAATGGATTACCAGCAATCAAAATACAATGAAGACGCAATCAATGGATTACCAGCAATCAAAATGCAATGAAGACGCAATCAATGGATTACCAGCAATCAAAGTGCAATGAAGACGCAATCAATGGATTACCAGCAATCAAAATGCAATGAAGACGCAATCAATGGATTGCCAGCAATCAAAATGCAATGAAGACGCAATCAATGGATTACCAGCAATCAAAATGCAATGAAGATGCAATCAATGGATTACCAGCAATCAAAGTGCAATGAAGACGCAATCAATGGATTACCAGCAATCAAAGTGCAATGAAGACACAATCAATGGATTACCAGCAATCAAAATGCAATGAAGACGCAATCAATGGATTACCAGCAATCAAAATGCAATGAAGACACAATCAGTGGATTACCAGCAATCAAAATGCAATGAAGACACAATCAATGGCTTACCAGCAATCAAAATGCAATGAAGACACAATCAAGACGCTTGCCCATTGCGGTGAAGCTAGCTGAAGACATTTCTTTTCAAGTTATTGAGAGTTTTAGAACTCGGGGGGTGAACAGAGGAGccatatattttatacaattcAAGGATTAATGGAGGCATTTCTCTGTCAGTCTGCATTTATGTGAAACTTTATTTCTGCATTATACTCATGGCTCTGATTCTGTGTTTAGGGCCATGGCGAGGAGGTATGTCACTTGAGGTATGTCACTTGTTACATTTTCATTGATATAATGCTGAATTCTTTTACAGCTTGCTCACCGCTTGCAGACTTTACCAGACTGCAGGGCATGCTTCACGGGGTCTTACTGCTTGCTCACCGCCTGCAGGCTTTACCAGACTGTAGGGCATGCTTCACGGGGTCTTACTGCTTGCTCACCGCCTGCAGGCTTTACCAGACTGTTGGGCATGCTTCACAAGGTCTTAGTGTTTGTTCATTGCCTGCAGA
This window encodes:
- the LOC121320093 gene encoding wnt inhibitory factor 1-like isoform X1, yielding MASGTPVQATAVKTCVFLHLLVFAAESAKEGGLYMWIDSNQARTLIGFEEDILIVSEGKMAPFTHDFRKAQQRMPAIPVNIQHMNFTWQATGQVEYFYEFQALRSLDKDVMGDPTVNVPQLGMVPHKPSVVQIGFPCLGNQDGVAAFEVTVLVMDAEGNIILRTPHNAIFFKTCQRVKCPGGCRNAGFCNDRQVCDCTDGFYGPHCEKALCAPRCLNGGLCVSPGMCICPPGYYGINCGKANCTTVCHNGGTCFHPGKCFCPAGFEGPHCEIGKCRQPCRNGGKCTGRNKCKCPKGFLGDLCSKAVCDPGCGAHGTCVEPNKCHCKDGWHGRHCNKRYRGSVMSATSTKHKVHTPSPKEADEGKNPPETNYIL